The proteins below come from a single Mauremys reevesii isolate NIE-2019 linkage group 6, ASM1616193v1, whole genome shotgun sequence genomic window:
- the LOC120407615 gene encoding prolactin-releasing peptide-like, whose translation MKLLAACFMYLLLICLALPKAECRLHERSMEIRNPDIDPSWYTGCGIRPVGWFGRRRAVVESSRKSGYGHRQACFPLEQSSESLQDE comes from the exons ATGAAACTGCTGGCTGCCTGCTTCATGTACCTGCTGCTCATCTGtctggccctgcccaaagccgaATGCCGACTCCACGAGCGATCCATGGAAATCAGGA ACCCTGATATCGACCCTTCCTGGTACACGGGGTGTGGAATCAGACCCGTGGGATGGTTTGGCCGAAGGAGAGCTGTCGTGGAGAGCTCCCGGAAGTCGGGCTATGGACACAGGCAAGCTTGCTTCCCTCTAGAACAAAGCAGTGAATCCCTTCAAGATGAATGA